The following DNA comes from Anopheles arabiensis isolate DONGOLA chromosome 3, AaraD3, whole genome shotgun sequence.
tttaatatgttCACTTccaacctttttttcttctaataaTTGGCCAAGTCATACACATAATTTTTCCCAGACTCTATATGAATTAGTACTGTGTACAGCAATAACTTTCATTCGGATCTGTAATATTTGCGGGTACTTTGGACGGTCCTACTGCTGTTTCTTCGattgctcgaattgaggcgaTACAACAAAAGTTCTCTCTACATAGACTACGTCTACTTTCCTGATAAGACCTCACCAATCTTTCTTCATATGGTGCATGGTGCCGTTTTCCAGACCTTGAGATTTTTTAGTTAAGAAGGCGTAATGCATAGTGAATTTTCTTTGATTTCCATAAATTTTCAGATTCAAATTCAAGTTTTGATTCGTGATTCAAATGACTCACGACTAAACACGATTCACCCAAATGAATTGTCTCAAAAAATTCATTAAGCACAACACTAGCAGTGCCTAAATTCGGCGATTTGATAGCAATCTTCCTTTTCACAGTGCGGACGTGCGGACGAAATGCAAAGTAGAGAGCTTTGATGTATCGATCATATCTGGCAGCCGAGTTATCAGGGTATGTTTtcgagaagaaagaaaagcccAAAAATACTTTATCAGAGTTGATAAGATAGAGTGTGGCGAAAACAATTACGTCTTCCACCGGGGATCGTTGGACCTTTACGATGAAGACTAGCGAAAATAAGCTGTCAGAGTCGATTGTTTGAGAAAAGGAAGCTTTAATGTTCGTAGACACAACAATAACACATGAATCGATACTAGTTAACACTAAACGGTACGGTAAGTGAGGTTTCATTTTAATCGACTGCTCGAACCATACTCAGTTTTATCTGCTCCACATCTGTTTCCTAAACAACTTCCCCCGACATGGTCGATAGTCTGTTAGAAGTGTTGCCCGATGAAATCCAAAAACTCGGACACTCGCGTATAAACCGATGGGTAGTTCTCAAACGCACAGCCATAGCCCCAggaaacgattccgacgacACGGCTCTGGTACACCAACGGACCGCCCGAGTCACCCTGACAGGCGTCCTTACCCTTGTGACCCGCGCAGATGTGGAATGGTAGGATTGGGGCAAAGTTCTTATACGCCATTCCGCAACGGCTGTTGCTTACGATCGGAAGCATTACGTGCTGCAGATGATTCGTGGACGGTCCCTGGTACTGGAAGGATTGGATAACATACTGTTAGTCTTAAGCCATTCACTTAGGAACATCAGTACATACGTAAAGCGAACCCCATCCTGCTAGCGATACGGAGGTACCATCGGGTATGGTTAGGCCTCGGTCTGGTAGACTGATCGGTTGCACGGTAGGGCTGAGCTGCAGTGAGCTGACAAGCTTCAGGACGGAAATATCCCACTCGAGCGTCCAATCGTTGTAGCTCGGATGCGTGTGGATTTGGGCAACGGTAATCAGCTGACCGCCCTCATTGCGGAACGTGGAACCAGCGCGTACCTCAAAGTCCGATGGAACAAGCTCTGGACTGGGATATAAACATCAGTGTGTGAGATGGACGTGTTCGTATCATTTGTGTGTAAATCTATATACTAATCATCGGTATACTAACTAATCGACGCAGTGAGCAGCTGTTAGGATGGTGTTTGTGTTCAAAATAGCACCTCCGCAACTGTGCTTGTGCAGCCGCCGAAGCGACACCTGGTACGGATGGGCCTCGATCGTCGTATCGCTACCGCCGACGACGCGAGCCATGTTTCTTTTCGGCACtgaaagcacaaacacacacagataatCGCAGGTTTAAACACACTCAAGTTCCTCAAACCCCTTAAAACTTACCAGCCGCCAAGCAACTGGCCAACAGCAGACAGAACACCGCAGCGAATCGTAACGTCATCTTTGCGCCAAGGGTAACACCAAACCGTTCAACCGTCAACGGTCCGTTCTTCGCACGGGAGATGAAGTGCTGCTTTTATAAGGTCCATCGATTGCGTCCAGTTGCCCTCCGATCGACTGATATAGCGGGTTTGTCACGGTGGCCCGCGATATACGACCGGTGATAAGTAAATGTGCAATAAGTGTTTATTCATGTAGCCGGCGAGCGTGCCCCACTCTTTATCGGAAACTGTGAGTGTGTCTTGCGCTGGCGAGCGAAACAATTGTAAAGTCATCATGGTCATCAATCCAGATTGGCTTGTTGCAGTgctgggtatgtgtgtgttgagtgttTGTAGAAAAAATGGTTACAAGCTTATTCGTGTCGGGACATATTGTCCCGACATCTGAACATCTGATTCATGTCctcaaaaagggaaacagtGTGTGACTGCACGTTGTACTTTAATGCAAGAAGTTAGCAAGGCTTTGCTTGTATCTTCAATTGTTACTGTCTAGTCACTTAAGCTTAACTAAAAGCTAATCTCTCGAAAACCTTATCCTTCCTATATTTATATGAGTCTGAAAACAACTGAACAACACTGTTACTAATCCTACATTCCGTCTCATCTGATCTTTTCGCCCAATCGAATCATCCGTACCGAAATTAGTAGCAGTTCGGGTACAGAGCGTTCAGTCGCCTGATGTCCTTAAGGCTCATGCCGACACGTTGCCCGATCGTAACGCCACTCGTCTTCGGTACGATCGTTTGCTGTCCGCTGTAGGTGAACGCAGTCGAACCGTAGTGCATCACGCTCTCGTAATCGTACGGGATGCCAAAGTCATCCACTACGGTCGGACCGTACCGATCGAAGTTGGAAGCCTTGTCTGCCTGGATTGCGCTCCAGTTGATCGTCACGTAGAAGTCACGGTCCGAGGCGCTCTGCATGTGCACAAACCCGAGCGCATGTAGGAATTCGTGGATGATCGTACCGCGGGACATGCAGCCGTTCGGTTGCAGATTCACCGTCTGAGCACCACCACGGCGACCCAGACTAGCCCAACAGCCACTGTAGCCACCCTggaattaaatgtttttaaattattattaaacagTTTACTTTAGAAAGAAATTGTTAAGTTCCTCACCATAACTTTTACGTAATCAGCTTCCGTCGTGCGTGGCTTAAAGCGGACGCAGCTAACTAGCTCGATCTGCTGAATAGCGGACAGAATGCTGTTCTGCTGGCTAATAGCTtatgaaaagaaacaaaaaggagACCGTGAGCTGCTAGCCAATGCGTCACTTACAGTGCCAAACTGCTTACTGAACGCTGTTGTATCGATCATGTACGGTACGATGTTGTTCGGCCACTTGAACGACTCGCCAATGATAGCGGTGTAGCCATATTTAACTGCCTTCTCCTGATCGCTGGTAAGATCGATATCGCCTTCAAAGTTGCCACCAACTTCCTCCAGCGAGCTCGCCATCTCCATACCTGAGACAAAGCGAGCGAGTAATGTAGTGTCTAGACTTTGATGCACACTTTCACGATCCTACTTACCGATTTCAGAGTCTCTCTTAACGGGTGTTCCCAGCGTCTGTGACGAAATTGCCACCACACAGAACAATACCCATGATACCGCGTTCATGATGACGAACGAACGAAGTTGGTATATTTCACAGGCccaaaataattcaaacttTTACTCGCAATCGTTGCAATCGTTCCCAAAACCGAACCGTACAGCGCTGTGTCGGTGGGATGACTTTGGCTAGCAAATTTCGTCCGCAGCGCAAACCTGCACTCGGGAAGCTTAGTTTTAAGATCTGCGTAGAACATCTCATTTTATGACATTTtagtgagttttttttaacgacCGGAACACGATCGTAAACCAGTGTACGAATAAGGTGCCCAAAATTCAAGCCATAGATAAGATAAGAACGATGATGTACAAAATTTttggatatatttttttcagatGCTGGGCGAAAATGTGATAAAGTTGGACGAATTGTCAAGCAACCAGTAGGGCATTTATAATGGCATTATGATGAGCATGAAAGTGATTTCAGTGGTGTACAGTTATTTGGGGTGATTTTATGGCCTTCTTACGTGTGCAAAATATGCTTATCTACGAGGGATCATTGTTCTGGTAATGAGGTTGGTgtaaaacaattgtttgcGATTTTTTATGTAGCATTAACTTCCATATTGTTCTGAACATTATTTTGTAGGTGTACTACTtattaaacatgttttttcaTTTACTTCAACATAATCATATAGGCAATTTAAACGCGTGAACAGCGTGAACGGCTAGTCGTATTAAGCGTTTATGACAAAATAACTGATAGTTTATTGAAgtacaaaacattttaaaacccTGCACAATTTTCGAATGTTGTTGAAGTTTGCGGTAAGTACACAATAAAATATATCCATTACTTTTCATATGAAGTCCAGCAGTCTTAGTGTCCAGATTTTGTTTATGATTGTATGTATCGGTTGCTGAAGtagaattttataaataatcaCCAAATCACTGTtttgaaatgcaaatgcacCGTGTACAAACATCTAGTAACAGTTCGGATACAGATGGTTGAGTTGTTTGATGTCTTTAGGACTTAGGTTGTTACGCTGTCCAATCAGAGCGTCCTTCTTTTTCGGAATAATCGTCGGCTGCCCATTTACGCTGAACGCCGTCGATGCGTAATGCATCACACTGTCGTAATCGTACGGTATGCCATGATCGTCAGCCGCCGATGAAAAGTAGCGATTGAAGTTGTGCTCTTTGCCCGGTATTATGGCAGCGTAGTTAATATCCAGGTAGAGATCACGATCGGGGCTACTCTGCATATGAATGAACCCGAGGGCATGCAGCAGCTCGTGGATGATGGTGCCACGGGACATGCAGCCGTTCGTTGACAGGTTGACGGGTTGCTTCGTTCCAGTATAGCCTACCCTAGCCGAACAGACTCCCGGGTCAGTTTCCTGGTAGTCAAATTGAGACAAATAAGAGGGTTAACGCGGTTATGTATAAGCCCTCATGGACTAAAGTGTGCGAACACTTACCGAAATGAAAATGTAGCCATTCTGGGTTGTGCGCGGTACAAACCGGATGCAGCTCACCTGCTCGATCCTATCCATTGCCGTGCGAATGCTGTTCTGGTGAACGGAATCTGTTAGAATAGTAAACAGTAACCAATATCATGCGGAAAACCCAGAAAAAACACAGAAGCATAACTCACTGTAAACGGTGGTATCGATCGTGTAGTAAACGATGTTGTTCGGCCACTTAGTTTTATCATTCACAATGGAGGCATATCCATTTTTAACTGCTTCTGTCTGCTCGAGAGAAAGCATCATGTCTCCTTCGAAGTATTCACCAATTTCTTCATGCATGTTTTCTCTATCAAGGACTGCTTTTTCGTTTATcgcaagaagaagagagaCACCATTAGTAACACAGCTATCACATGAGACACATCAAACCATACTTACATATCGGAGAGGTCCTTTTAATCGGGGAAGATCTTACTGTATGATGTGATACAAGTGACATCGCACAGACACAGAGAGCCACCAGTGACTTCATTCTGTGTAGAGTTGTTGTAGCTTTATCGCACTCAGAATGATACTAAACTGTTTCACAGGACGTCAGTGGAGCATTCGTGCAAATGGTTTCCGTTTAAGATCTTCACCGTGTGGATTCCAAAGTTGGGAATATTTGCACGATCGGTAGGGTACGAAAAAAAGGCCACGATGAAGATAAGATAAAGCGCATTTGCGGTAATGATATCTATGCTAGTGTTTTTTTGATGGACTAAAAGGTTCCTCATAAAAGGCAACTGTGGTTGCAGGAACAGATAATGCGACCATCCGAAGTAGGTACCAAGTCTGGAGGCTATCATTCCAAGCTTTGTTTCGTTGCACCTCTTTGCTATTCTTTTGAATGACTACATTGGTGCTTTTGAATGGAAGGCCTTGCTTCTTGAGCGCAGTTATCTCAAGGGCAGACAGAACAGTGTAAGCTTAAACAGTCCATTTAACAAAGCGCAATCATTAcggtgcaacaaaaaagcatttcTGAGAAATGAACCGgaaagaattgtcaaaatgtaaaacaaacgaaTCGTGGATTAAACTCCTACGCAGCATCTGGGAAGAGTGACAGATCTTATCGCTAGTGCAAATATTTGCACGCACAGATATTTCGGATGTTTATGTGTCTGGCAGATAGTACTGCGCGATAGTATGAGTAGATACCTAAAAGATCTCAACTGTTCTGCTGCCTATTTAGTAGCAGTGAAACATTTGAACGCATTTTACCATCGTCTGGGAGATATTCGGGTCGTGGATTGTGTGCAAACGTAAATAACACATGATGGCAGCAAAGAGAAAGCAGGTTTGTTGATTGTTCATAGGGCGACAGTGCGTCTTGAACTCATCGATTTATGAAAATTCTACCCACAATTAAGGTGATGCGTCATGTTGTACTGACATGCGTCATACTGTTGGCATTGCTAGTAGAGGAGACTGTTGCCAAACGCTACGAAGAGATTGGAAACCGACATCAGGGCGACATAGTGCTGTCCGATCTACAGTCCGATGCGGCTAATGTCGGTGCCACACAGATCGTACAGGATGCCTTTAGGTGGGTTAAGGGCATTGTACCGTACGAGATTTCACCGGAGTTCTGTAAGTAGTTTAGGGAATGTCGACGCAAATGTTTCTAGTAATCTGTAATGAGCTCTATCTGTCCCTCAGCTCAACTCGAGATGAATCAGATCAAGTACGCGATGGATAGGATTGCGTCGTACAGCTGTGTTCGGTTTGGTCCGAGGAGTCCCACAGACAGGCAGTATCTCAACATTACCGCCAGTCCGACTGGATGCTGGGCAACGCTTGGTATGAATTTACTGGCCAATCAGCTTAATCTGCAGCGAGAAGGATGTCTCGAAACGGGCGTTATTATGCACCAGCTTCTGCATGTGCTCGGCCTAACGCACCCACAGTCCCGCCCGGATCGTGACTTTTACGTACTGGTGGAGCAGGATGCTATCGATACGAGTCTGAAGAAAAATCTGGACAAATATCAGCAGGGTGTGATCGAGGACTTTGGCATACCGTACGATTACGAAAGCATTCTTCACTGTCAGTCGGATGCGTTCGGGTCGTCGGCATCGAATCGAGCGACCGTCGTTCCATTGGTAACTAAATACTAGGGTAGAGGAAAGGGTGGAGTTAATGAAAATGATacaaatgatttgtttttaggTTGATGTTGAGATCGGTCAACGAAACGAGTTAAGCCTGAAGGATGTGCGCAAGCTGAACAAGATGTACGACTACGAGTACTGTGGACACTGCTACCGTGGCAATTGTAACAAATCTTAATCGcggttaaaaaaaatattggagTTGGCACGTAATCAAGCTGGTAGGACTGTAAGCTTTTAATAGTTATTGCATTATTGTATGGTTCCTACAACTCAATTTATAACATCAAAGCCATTGGTAGAGTAGAGTAGATTCCAATTTGATAATAATCCTACTAGGGAAGTAATTATGAACATACATCAATAAATATATGAATTATGAGTTTATGCAATAATGTTAAAAGTGATCGTATAAGCAACTGTTAAGCGATAAGAGTAGAAAGTGAGTTATTCGATACTACAGTGGTTGTAAATCATATGTCTGTTTTCGAACGCCTGATGGCAGGCAATAGTTTGccaaaatttttaatattaaattttatttcacaatttaaaaaaaagcatgaaGATGGTGTCGGTTGATATTAGAAATAAAGTATAATATTAAATGCAAAATGCTGAGCAGTGaaggaaaacatgtttttgcatacttttaggcgctaGCGCATATCAATAGTTCAGTAGTAcgcgaatggaaaaaaaaatattttggatTTTTCTGAGAATGTTTATTCTttacatttgtatttattattatatttccCTACTGCAAAGTGGTGTTTTCTACCATTTAGCTACTCTATCGACCACTACCCCCTGTACAGTGTGCCATCTCCAGTGGGCACCATATGAGTCGCTagacaaaacgcacacaaaacacagaTAAGCTGAACCATAAAAGTAAAAGTTTGAAACATTCAAAGAGTACCAACTTCTACAAAGAGGGCATACGTTGATGAGATAAGCTATACAAACAGTAATACACCAACACTACTTTGTTGTAAAGTTGTTGAACAAAAGTTCAACGATGGAAACAAATCATTCGAGGagatttcaatttcatttattgACACATCGTATAAGTTAATCAGTACAAATTGAAACGAGTCACGATTATTGCAAATGTTTGTTCCATGACTGTCCGCTTAGGGCAACCATTCGGCTGCATTAATCAGTCGTTCGGAACGGTGGGTTCCGGTTTCTACCACTTCGGCTTCCATCTCGTCACTGTCTCCATCGCGATATTTGTTGTAGATCTGCAAGGTAATCGGCAGGTCCAGCAGAAGATTTGCAGCCATGGAAAAGGAAATATTTgcgataaaaatataattagtAAATTCGTCTTTTTGAAAATAGTTTATTCGAAATCGAACAGACAGTCGGAAAAGTTGACAAAGAATGCACCAGTACGAAATAGAGTGAAAAGTTTTAATTACTATTCGGTAGTAAACGAGCGTTCGCGCTCGAgtgttttgttcgattttgcTTGCGCTAGCTGGGCGCTAGTCAGGCATTACTGCTCAAAATAAATGAACCTTTTTGCCGGCGTTCACTGCAGCCTCGAAACCGTCACCGATCGCTTCGCCCGCCTTCCGGAAAGCGTTTGCAATGTTGCGCGTCgagaaggtgtccgggtcgaTGTGAATATTCCATCCGGCTTCGCCCTCCTTCGGGCAGCCGGTCTGGTTGACGATGCTCAGATCGAACGGATCCACCGAGTACGAAGCCAATCGGGTGCGAATCTGTGGaagaatcgaaaaaaaaaacagaaaataacgATAAAAGAAAGAGCAACGTGAGTAAAAAAATCGGACTATTAAGCGAATAAGTGCACATCGTAGTATTTCGGGCAGTGTTTGGTAAATGGATTTACGACACCAGGGCCGGAGGGTGACCGTTTCGGAACGAGACAGCTTCCCTGCGTTCCTTTTAAATCTGGCGAAGGTAGTGTGCAAAAAATGCGATCCACAAATTCCCATCAACGTCACGTGTTGACGGTCctcatttcaattttaattaattgcaaTCACGCGATTGGCTTGCTGCATTGGTGgcggtgccgtgaccaggaatGGGTGGCGTGTGTGGTACCATCAGTGAAACGCGCGTTGTAAACGTTGGGGTTGGGACAGGAGGGTGATAATGATCAATTTGCATACCGTAGTATAGAGTGCCCTATCGAAGTGGCTTAATCGCATATACTTCAGTTTATCACACGTTTTAGTATGATAGAGGACTGGATTTATAGAGGGTTTTAGCTACAATTTtagaaa
Coding sequences within:
- the LOC120900828 gene encoding astacin-like gives rise to the protein MNAVSWVLFCVVAISSQTLGTPVKRDSEIGMEMASSLEEVGGNFEGDIDLTSDQEKAVKYGYTAIIGESFKWPNNIVPYMIDTTAFTISQQNSILSAIQQIELVSCVRFKPRTTEADYVKVMGGYSGCWASLGRRGGAQTVNLQPNGCMSRGTIIHEFLHALGFVHMQSASDRDFYVTINWSAIQADKASNFDRYGPTVVDDFGIPYDYESVMHYGSTAFTYSGQQTIVPKTSGVTIGQRVGMSLKDIRRLNALYPNCY
- the LOC120900827 gene encoding zinc metalloproteinase nas-14-like isoform X2, which encodes MKSLVALCVCAMSLVSHHTVRSSPIKRTSPIFLDRENMHEEIGEYFEGDMMLSLEQTEAVKNGYASIVNDKTKWPNNIVYYTIDTTVYNSVHQNSIRTAMDRIEQVSCIRFVPRTTQNGYIFISETDPGVCSARVGYTGTKQPVNLSTNGCMSRGTIIHELLHALGFIHMQSSPDRDLYLDINYAAIIPGKEHNFNRYFSSAADDHGIPYDYDSVMHYASTAFSVNGQPTIIPKKKDALIGQRNNLSPKDIKQLNHLYPNCY
- the LOC120900829 gene encoding trypsin-3-like, which produces MTLRFAAVFCLLLASCLAAVPKRNMARVVGGSDTTIEAHPYQVSLRRLHKHSCGGAILNTNTILTAAHCVDYPELVPSDFEVRAGSTFRNEGGQLITVAQIHTHPSYNDWTLEWDISVLKLVSSLQLSPTVQPISLPDRGLTIPDGTSVSLAGWGSLYYQGPSTNHLQHVMLPIVSNSRCGMAYKNFAPILPFHICAGHKGKDACQGDSGGPLVYQSRVVGIVSWGYGCAFENYPSVYTRVSEFLDFIGQHF
- the LOC120900827 gene encoding zinc metalloproteinase nas-14-like isoform X1, producing MKSLVALCVCAMSLVSHHTVRSSPIKRTSPISVLDRENMHEEIGEYFEGDMMLSLEQTEAVKNGYASIVNDKTKWPNNIVYYTIDTTVYNSVHQNSIRTAMDRIEQVSCIRFVPRTTQNGYIFISETDPGVCSARVGYTGTKQPVNLSTNGCMSRGTIIHELLHALGFIHMQSSPDRDLYLDINYAAIIPGKEHNFNRYFSSAADDHGIPYDYDSVMHYASTAFSVNGQPTIIPKKKDALIGQRNNLSPKDIKQLNHLYPNCY
- the LOC120900826 gene encoding zinc metalloproteinase nas-13-like, giving the protein MMAAKRKQVMRHVVLTCVILLALLVEETVAKRYEEIGNRHQGDIVLSDLQSDAANVGATQIVQDAFRWVKGIVPYEISPEFSQLEMNQIKYAMDRIASYSCVRFGPRSPTDRQYLNITASPTGCWATLGMNLLANQLNLQREGCLETGVIMHQLLHVLGLTHPQSRPDRDFYVLVEQDAIDTSLKKNLDKYQQGVIEDFGIPYDYESILHCQSDAFGSSASNRATVVPLVDVEIGQRNELSLKDVRKLNKMYDYEYCGHCYRGNCNKS